The Agrobacterium cucumeris genome has a segment encoding these proteins:
- a CDS encoding ROK family transcriptional regulator encodes MTTDQTPQQTFDRQPLASENERLILDIVRRHGPIARASITGHTNLTQQSVHRLIEGLLERGLLQTGAPLKGTRGQPSPTIELVPEAAYSLGISINTDSVIICIADFRCDVIVEEKLKMLPEDRQETLAALSLALERLLAEHGIPRERLLGLGFSMSGFFVSEDRAFNAPEPLRDWSLMDLKPILEEKFHLPVWLENNATTGAIGESLRGVGSWCETFAYLSFNYGFGGGLILGGQPFHGFHGNAGEFSGIYSPDESPKRPALQYLIATLQKNGVDIHSIETLYRQFDPAWPGVEEWLTETMPQVDRLVASLIAVLDPQAIVFGGQLPRALGQMMIERTHMPSQREHRYGVGPKEAKLVLSETVGDPSAIGAALLPLRVRYFL; translated from the coding sequence ATGACAACAGATCAGACGCCGCAGCAGACCTTCGATCGCCAGCCGCTTGCCAGCGAGAATGAGCGTCTCATTCTGGATATCGTGCGCCGCCATGGCCCCATCGCCCGCGCATCGATCACGGGCCACACCAACCTGACCCAGCAATCCGTGCACCGGCTGATCGAAGGCCTGCTGGAGCGCGGACTGCTGCAGACCGGCGCGCCGCTCAAGGGCACGCGCGGCCAGCCGAGCCCCACCATCGAGCTGGTGCCGGAGGCAGCCTATTCACTCGGCATTTCCATCAACACCGACTCCGTCATCATCTGCATCGCCGATTTCCGCTGCGACGTGATTGTCGAAGAAAAGCTGAAGATGCTTCCGGAGGACCGGCAAGAGACGCTTGCGGCCTTGTCGCTGGCCCTCGAAAGGCTGCTGGCAGAACACGGCATCCCGCGCGAGCGCCTGCTGGGCCTCGGTTTTTCCATGTCGGGTTTCTTCGTGTCGGAAGACCGCGCCTTCAACGCGCCGGAGCCATTGCGCGACTGGTCGCTGATGGACTTGAAGCCTATCCTTGAGGAAAAATTCCACCTGCCGGTCTGGCTGGAAAACAATGCCACCACGGGGGCGATCGGCGAGAGCCTTCGCGGTGTCGGATCATGGTGCGAGACTTTTGCCTACTTGTCCTTCAACTACGGTTTCGGCGGCGGACTGATCCTCGGCGGCCAACCGTTTCACGGCTTTCACGGCAATGCCGGCGAATTCAGCGGCATATACAGCCCCGATGAATCGCCCAAGCGGCCGGCGCTGCAATATCTGATCGCCACCCTGCAGAAAAACGGCGTCGATATCCATTCGATTGAAACACTCTATCGACAGTTTGATCCGGCGTGGCCAGGAGTCGAGGAATGGCTGACCGAAACCATGCCGCAGGTGGACCGGCTGGTGGCAAGCCTGATCGCGGTACTTGATCCGCAGGCCATCGTCTTTGGCGGACAATTGCCACGCGCACTTGGCCAGATGATGATCGAACGCACGCACATGCCCTCCCAGCGCGAACACCGTTATGGTGTCGGCCCAAAGGAGGCGAAGCTGGTTCTCAGCGAAACGGTCGGCGATCCGTCCGCCATCGGCGCCGCACTATTGCCACTGAGGGTCCGGTACTTCCTGTAG
- a CDS encoding extracellular solute-binding protein, with protein sequence MRMKFLAIAALALATTAAPCLSADSNMKNLDFDLSKVTRDNFYEIVVPAAKAEGSVTMYNFAGSFADTWKELISRFEAKYGIKVAYSDVKGDQANQQLIAVQAAGQDSPVDAYFAGGGSYPLLSSKGVVGNIALTKILPNMANYNPEMAETVFGKPHGGSFPLVHLNQTAIGYDSAFVKAGDVPKSFEDLLVWAEKNPKRLGVTLPAKGGSGGGFIYSVALNYLTGDCRKQLTDYNQTLQQAEDWAMESECLTPVWDYYRRLLAVAELTNGNADTLNLINNQQLYMGTVWEDQVMSFLGTKQLPDSFRVTLLEKGQVGSGDAMFVPANAKNVASALLLIDMAMSKEFQLWKLENKASRSPRTDVTNDLMPKAVQEHVLPQSVYPRLSLPAFWDMSTALAEALDEKVLNQ encoded by the coding sequence ATGCGCATGAAATTTCTTGCGATCGCCGCGCTTGCGCTGGCGACGACGGCAGCGCCGTGCCTTTCGGCAGACAGCAATATGAAAAACCTCGACTTCGATCTGTCGAAGGTCACGCGCGACAATTTTTACGAGATCGTCGTTCCCGCCGCCAAAGCCGAGGGCTCGGTGACGATGTATAATTTCGCCGGCAGTTTCGCCGATACGTGGAAGGAGCTGATCAGCCGTTTCGAAGCCAAATATGGCATCAAGGTCGCCTATAGCGACGTGAAGGGCGATCAGGCGAACCAGCAGCTCATCGCGGTTCAGGCGGCAGGGCAGGATTCACCGGTTGATGCCTATTTCGCCGGTGGCGGCAGCTATCCGCTTCTCTCCTCCAAGGGGGTTGTCGGCAATATTGCGCTGACGAAAATCCTGCCGAACATGGCGAATTACAATCCGGAAATGGCCGAGACCGTTTTCGGCAAGCCGCATGGCGGCAGCTTCCCGCTGGTGCATCTCAACCAGACCGCAATCGGTTACGATTCTGCCTTCGTGAAAGCCGGGGATGTGCCGAAGAGCTTCGAGGACCTGCTGGTCTGGGCCGAAAAGAACCCCAAGCGGCTTGGCGTCACCCTGCCGGCCAAGGGCGGTTCCGGTGGCGGTTTCATCTATTCGGTGGCGCTCAACTATCTCACCGGCGACTGCCGCAAGCAGCTGACCGATTATAACCAGACGCTGCAGCAGGCCGAAGACTGGGCCATGGAGTCCGAGTGCCTCACGCCCGTCTGGGACTATTACCGCCGTCTTCTGGCCGTGGCTGAACTGACCAATGGCAATGCCGATACGCTCAACCTCATCAACAACCAGCAGCTTTACATGGGCACGGTCTGGGAAGATCAGGTCATGAGCTTCCTCGGCACCAAACAATTGCCTGACAGTTTCCGCGTCACGCTTCTGGAAAAAGGGCAGGTCGGCTCTGGGGACGCCATGTTCGTGCCGGCCAACGCCAAGAACGTCGCTTCGGCGCTACTGCTGATCGATATGGCCATGAGCAAGGAATTCCAGCTCTGGAAGCTGGAAAACAAGGCTTCCCGCTCGCCGCGCACGGATGTCACCAATGATCTGATGCCGAAGGCGGTGCAGGAGCATGTGCTGCCGCAGAGTGTCTATCCGCGCCTGTCGCTGCCGGCTTTCTGGGACATGTCGACAGCGCTTGCCGAAGCGCTCGATGAAAAAGTCCTCAACCAGTAA
- a CDS encoding phosphatase PAP2 family protein: MAKLKMSSFPSARATLLASVALLVLVPSAQGFEGSGPAGQGYAITVPEPAATYPLPLADNYRNQTGKNEKGEDVRAYDDRDNPIIEILSGFNRIWTLGDEKWADGGANGDGPSDFSHVKIVDPAVWQENMRYVLSVTGENRTRAAAFEAYMNDRRSQGYSVIDGMGPLADWYREGAGATTTINHTLSDFDPNEVITRKEDDKGTEAGAADSKLKDFVAFMKVIRGPEGTTSPAKYFYSTPRPWRMNDRGEVIETGKETIGDRSFESYDSDAGVIVPALKYARENRGRSKDGGFPSGHTNAAYLAAIAYAYAVPERFTELLTAASELGESRIVAGMHSPLDVIGGRITATAMAAAMLQDPKNAEVKKAAHETLQAYFAKRLPQGQSLIDFAHGAKPDVDRFADATANAADYRRRMTFSFSRDKAVGDAPMMVPKGAEVLLETRLPYLDAAERRAVLFSTGIEAGYPLLDDSNGWGRINLVAAAGGYGAFDGDVEVTMDAAAGGFNAADRWTNDIAGAGRLVKSGSGALMLSGNNSYGGGTILRDGALIVSSVDALGTGGVLVSGGTLSLTAGKDVAIGGDYAQSGGILALDPQKAALRVKGNVVLDGATLKLAFDGGAPAAGTRLDVIAANGLTGTFATIDAGNVKVRPVYTGSALSVVVE; this comes from the coding sequence ATGGCCAAACTGAAGATGTCGTCTTTTCCGTCCGCACGCGCAACCCTGCTTGCCTCCGTCGCATTGCTGGTTCTTGTCCCGAGCGCGCAGGGGTTCGAGGGCAGCGGGCCGGCAGGTCAGGGTTATGCCATCACGGTGCCGGAGCCTGCCGCGACCTATCCGCTGCCGCTTGCCGACAATTATCGCAACCAGACCGGCAAGAATGAAAAGGGCGAGGATGTCCGCGCCTATGACGACCGGGATAATCCGATCATCGAAATCCTCTCGGGTTTCAACCGTATCTGGACGCTCGGCGATGAAAAATGGGCGGATGGCGGCGCCAATGGCGACGGCCCATCGGATTTCAGCCATGTGAAGATCGTAGATCCCGCCGTCTGGCAGGAAAACATGCGTTACGTATTGTCCGTGACCGGGGAAAACCGCACCCGCGCTGCGGCTTTCGAAGCCTATATGAATGATCGCCGTTCACAGGGTTACAGCGTTATCGACGGCATGGGCCCGCTTGCCGACTGGTATCGCGAAGGTGCGGGCGCGACGACGACGATCAATCATACGCTTTCGGATTTCGATCCGAACGAGGTGATCACCCGCAAGGAGGACGACAAGGGCACCGAGGCGGGTGCAGCCGATAGCAAGTTGAAGGATTTCGTCGCTTTCATGAAGGTGATCCGTGGCCCGGAAGGCACGACATCGCCGGCGAAATATTTCTATTCCACACCGCGGCCCTGGCGCATGAATGACAGGGGCGAGGTGATCGAAACCGGTAAAGAAACGATCGGTGACCGTTCATTCGAAAGCTATGACAGCGACGCTGGCGTCATCGTGCCGGCCCTGAAATATGCGCGGGAAAATCGCGGCCGCTCCAAGGATGGCGGTTTTCCGAGCGGGCATACCAACGCTGCCTATCTGGCCGCCATCGCTTATGCCTATGCCGTGCCGGAGCGTTTTACCGAATTGCTGACGGCTGCCTCCGAACTTGGTGAAAGCCGCATCGTCGCCGGCATGCATTCGCCGCTCGACGTGATCGGCGGCCGCATCACCGCAACCGCCATGGCCGCCGCCATGTTGCAGGACCCGAAAAATGCCGAGGTGAAGAAGGCCGCGCATGAGACCTTGCAGGCCTATTTCGCCAAACGTCTGCCGCAGGGGCAGTCGCTTATCGATTTCGCCCATGGCGCAAAGCCGGATGTTGACCGGTTTGCGGATGCGACGGCGAACGCGGCGGATTATCGCAGGCGCATGACTTTTTCCTTCAGCCGCGACAAAGCTGTGGGTGACGCGCCGATGATGGTGCCGAAAGGGGCCGAGGTTCTGCTGGAAACGCGCCTGCCTTATCTTGATGCCGCAGAGCGGCGTGCCGTTCTGTTCTCTACCGGTATTGAGGCGGGTTATCCGCTGCTTGATGACAGCAATGGCTGGGGCCGCATCAATCTGGTGGCCGCCGCCGGTGGTTACGGTGCGTTTGATGGCGATGTCGAAGTCACGATGGATGCCGCCGCCGGCGGTTTCAACGCGGCAGACCGCTGGACGAACGACATTGCCGGGGCAGGGCGTCTCGTCAAATCCGGTAGCGGAGCGCTGATGCTCAGCGGTAATAACAGCTATGGTGGCGGCACAATTCTAAGGGATGGTGCGCTGATAGTCTCGTCTGTCGATGCGCTTGGAACCGGTGGCGTGCTGGTCAGCGGCGGCACGCTTTCGCTAACGGCAGGCAAGGATGTCGCCATCGGCGGTGATTATGCGCAGTCTGGCGGCATATTGGCGCTGGATCCGCAAAAGGCTGCTCTGCGCGTTAAAGGGAATGTGGTGCTGGACGGCGCGACGCTGAAGCTCGCTTTCGATGGTGGCGCACCGGCTGCCGGCACGCGCCTCGATGTGATCGCCGCCAATGGTTTGACCGGGACATTCGCCACGATCGATGCGGGCAATGTGAAGGTACGACCGGTCTATACCGGGTCGGCACTGTCCGTGGTGGTCGAATAG
- a CDS encoding ABC transporter substrate-binding protein produces MMKLFSGVSALVIASVAGLAAAQAETRTITFLFTDDDQGYVQRMADLSKEFETANPGVKINFVSSGYDAVSKQLPVQLAVGEGPDIAKITDWQLAPYYLDMRPYMKDAEAFAKLHGSSLNQLRLPNVNDPQSINGYMASQTLNLPFVNKTLFEQAGEPLPGPTAKFSEIVEASARVAKATGVQIPFTMDRSGHRFSGGAFAYGSSYVKDGKFSFPDDAAKKYIADIYSWTQNGSFPKEMWGAAGGSQYKNMGDEFVNGNVVTYLAGNWMVNPFQNKIGDAFEWTAINAPCGDAGCYAMPGGTAIVGFKRTKYPEDVAHFVEFLGSEKVQREIAENYVVLTGAEIVDPQYKLKSEDAKAAMKVFLDNKKNVPQAARDFERAKGGSAMYQQIVQRMSQLIVGELTLDQTYKVLADDVAKINEAVAVKK; encoded by the coding sequence ATGATGAAATTGTTTTCGGGCGTCAGCGCCCTTGTAATTGCCTCCGTCGCCGGTCTTGCAGCCGCGCAGGCCGAGACCCGCACGATCACTTTCCTTTTTACGGATGACGACCAGGGTTACGTGCAGCGCATGGCCGACCTCAGCAAGGAGTTCGAAACGGCCAATCCGGGCGTGAAGATCAACTTCGTGTCTTCGGGTTACGACGCCGTTTCCAAGCAGCTGCCGGTACAGCTGGCGGTCGGCGAAGGCCCTGACATTGCCAAGATCACCGACTGGCAGCTTGCCCCCTATTATCTCGACATGCGGCCTTACATGAAAGATGCGGAGGCCTTCGCGAAGCTGCATGGTTCGAGCCTCAACCAGCTTCGCCTGCCCAACGTCAACGATCCACAGTCGATAAACGGTTACATGGCGTCGCAGACGCTGAACCTGCCCTTCGTCAACAAGACGCTGTTCGAGCAGGCGGGTGAGCCCTTGCCCGGCCCGACCGCGAAATTCAGCGAGATCGTCGAGGCGTCCGCCCGTGTTGCCAAGGCGACCGGCGTGCAGATCCCCTTCACCATGGACCGTTCCGGCCACCGCTTCTCCGGCGGCGCTTTCGCTTACGGTTCGAGCTATGTGAAGGACGGCAAGTTCAGCTTCCCGGATGATGCGGCGAAAAAATACATCGCCGATATCTATTCATGGACGCAAAATGGCAGCTTCCCCAAGGAAATGTGGGGTGCCGCCGGCGGTTCGCAGTACAAGAACATGGGTGACGAATTCGTCAACGGTAATGTCGTGACCTATCTGGCCGGCAACTGGATGGTAAACCCGTTCCAGAACAAGATCGGCGACGCTTTCGAATGGACGGCGATCAATGCGCCCTGCGGCGATGCCGGATGCTACGCCATGCCGGGCGGAACCGCGATTGTCGGCTTCAAGCGTACCAAATATCCTGAAGATGTGGCGCATTTCGTCGAATTCCTCGGCTCCGAGAAGGTGCAGCGGGAAATCGCCGAGAACTATGTCGTTCTGACCGGTGCCGAGATCGTCGATCCGCAATACAAGCTGAAGAGTGAAGACGCCAAGGCGGCGATGAAGGTCTTCCTCGACAACAAGAAGAACGTGCCGCAGGCGGCTCGCGATTTCGAGCGCGCCAAGGGCGGCAGTGCCATGTATCAGCAGATCGTCCAGCGTATGAGCCAGCTGATCGTCGGCGAGTTGACGCTTGACCAGACCTATAAGGTCCTGGCTGACGATGTCGCCAAGATCAACGAGGCCGTTGCGGTCAAGAAGTAA
- a CDS encoding ABC transporter ATP-binding protein, translating to MSELEISNISKDYGASRALHPVSITVERGEFVTILGPSGCGKSTLLRILTGISQPSGGEIRLGGKRIDQAPPEARDIAMVFQSYALFPHMSVAKNLGFGLKMKKVAKDERVRRIAHALDICNLTGLVDRMPRQLSGGQQQRVALARAIVMQPSLLLFDEPLSNLDAKLRDTLRHELTELHRRIGATSLYVTHDQAEAMAMSDRIVVMNAGRVVEIGTPLELYRAPKHAFTAGFLGQTNLLPVFAEGQQAQLPWGQSVTLDRVAAGNVQISVRPENIHIRADQAGEGTVSAVSFMGANALYAVEIGGRQIRISQSGAETLIDAGQKVALQFPGSVHLLDDRMAGEAA from the coding sequence ATGAGTGAACTCGAGATCAGCAATATCAGCAAGGATTACGGCGCCAGCCGGGCGCTTCATCCCGTGTCGATCACCGTGGAGCGGGGCGAATTCGTCACCATTCTTGGGCCCTCCGGCTGCGGCAAGTCGACGCTTTTACGCATCCTCACCGGCATCAGCCAGCCTTCGGGCGGCGAGATCCGGCTGGGTGGCAAACGCATCGATCAGGCGCCGCCGGAAGCGCGCGATATCGCCATGGTGTTCCAGTCATATGCGCTTTTCCCGCATATGTCGGTCGCCAAGAATCTCGGCTTCGGGCTGAAAATGAAGAAGGTCGCGAAGGATGAGCGGGTGCGGCGTATCGCCCATGCGCTTGATATCTGCAATCTCACCGGGCTGGTGGATCGCATGCCCCGGCAACTGTCCGGCGGCCAGCAGCAGCGTGTGGCGCTGGCGCGCGCCATTGTCATGCAGCCGAGCCTGCTTCTGTTCGACGAGCCGCTTTCCAATCTCGATGCCAAACTTCGCGATACGCTGCGCCATGAGCTGACCGAGCTTCACCGCCGCATCGGCGCGACAAGCCTTTATGTGACACATGATCAAGCCGAAGCCATGGCGATGTCGGACCGGATCGTCGTCATGAATGCCGGCCGGGTGGTCGAGATCGGCACGCCGCTCGAGCTTTACCGCGCGCCGAAACACGCCTTTACCGCCGGCTTCCTAGGCCAAACCAATCTGCTGCCCGTATTCGCTGAGGGCCAGCAGGCGCAATTGCCCTGGGGACAGTCCGTGACGCTTGACCGGGTTGCCGCCGGCAATGTCCAGATTTCCGTTCGTCCGGAAAACATCCACATCCGCGCCGATCAGGCCGGCGAGGGCACGGTTTCCGCCGTTTCTTTCATGGGCGCTAATGCACTCTATGCGGTCGAGATCGGCGGCCGTCAGATCCGGATCAGCCAGTCCGGTGCTGAAACTCTGATCGATGCCGGGCAGAAGGTCGCCCTGCAGTTTCCCGGCTCGGTCCATCTTCTCGATGACAGGATGGCGGGGGAGGCGGCATGA